CCACCGTTTTGAGCGCATTAATCCGCGCCGTCTGAGCGGTGAACCAGTCTGCGGGAGCCACGCCAAAACTGCCGCTTGCCGCATGGTCAATCGCCTGCTGGCGCAGTTCAAGGGCGTGCGTCGCCTGCGGTGCCTGCAACTGTGCGGCCAGTTTTTCATTCACTGCTGGCGTATTGAAGGCCTGCGCCGCCGCGAACCACGATAGTTGCTTGCCCACCGTTTCATTCAACTGGCGAAACTGGCCGTCGGTAAAGCGATCGGCGGAGAAGACGTTCGACATCAGCGCGCGCTCGATGCCGGTCTGCTCTTTGGCATTCAGGATGCTGTAATAGGCCGCCAGTTGGTTGACGATCGCCCCGTTATCGGTCAACTGGCTGATCCCACCAACGACATTCAGCAGGTCGTTAATCATTGCGCTGTACCACGCCAGGGATTCGGTACCGGTTACGCTCTGCCCGCGAATTTGCTGACGAAACGCGTCGATTCCCTGCTGATGCTGCTGAAATTGTTCCAGCGCGTGACGAATATCGTTATTCGCTTGCTGGAGAGGAAATTGTTTAAGCGCTTCAGTTAATTGCGTAATGGCTTTCGAAGAGTGTGGATATTGAACGTTTAATTCAGCGGAGAATTGTTGGCCTTTGCTGCCTAAATATCCGGCGCTCAATCCACGTTCTTTTTGCAATTCATGAATAACGCTTCCGGCATATTTTGCCAGCAATGTTAAGTTCATAATGGTGCGCATTTGCTGGCCTGTTTCAAGACGACTCAGGATACCGTTAGACGCTAACCCTATGAGTGCAAACAATAAAGGAAAAAGTGCCAGCAATAATTTCAATTTCATTGATAAACGATAAATCCATCTCATACCGATGCCTCAGGTTGGCTTTAACTTATATGGCTTATCGGGGATAAAGAGGCATTCTTTATTTTTAACACGAGGCTTGTTGATATTTATCAATTCCGACAGGGGGTTCTACCACTTTATGATTACTATTTTGTAAGTAACACTGAAAATATATTTTAGCGCAGCAAAGCATTAAGCTGCGCTAAAATTATCGATTGAGTAAATTCTGATTATCCTGCCGCCCAAATTTCGGCATGTTTCTGCACCAGGCCAATTAATGAGCCGCCATCCGCTACAAAATCGCGCATCAGTTGCGCCTCATTCTTGCCGCGTTTGACTCGCGCTGCCAGTTCATCCAGTGCGCTACCGGCATGGAGCCTGTCGGCCCACGGCGCGATTTTTTCCAGCAGACGCGTGAGATCCTCGGCAATGGTGTGCTGCTCGCCGCTGTGAACGTCAGTAATAATCCCGTCCAGGCCGTAACGACACGCCTGGAAACGGTTGAACTTATACAGCAGGTAATCCTGCGGCTGGTGCTTAAAGGGGCGCTCGGCCAGCAGCCAGTGCGACACTGCCTGAATAAGTCCGGCAATATTAATGGCGTGGGAAAGCGTCAGTGGCGTGTCCATCACCCGCACTTCAACCGTGCCAAAATTGGGGCTGGGGCGAATATCCCAGTGCAGATCTTTAATGCTCTCAATCATTGAGGTGTAGCTTAAGCGGCGAAACAGACCGGTAAACTCCTGCCAGTTTGCCACCCACGGCATCGGGCCATTATCCGGAAAGGCGGAGAAAAGATTGAGGCGCGACGAGGCGTAGCGGGTGTCGGAGCCCTGGCTGTAGGGAGAAGCGGCGCTGAGCGCAATAAAGTGCGGGACAAAGCGGGAAAGGCCATGCAGCAAATAGATGGCGTCGTCGCCATTCGCGCAGCCGACGTGCACATGCTGGCCAAACACTGTTGCCTGCTGCATCAGATAACCGAACATCTCCACCGTGCGGGCATAGCGCTCATCCTCACACACCAACTGGCGCTGCCATTTCTGGAACGGATGCGTGCCGCCGCCGCAAATCTGTACGTGGTGAGCGGCCGCGGTTTGCAAAATTATCTGCTGCATGGCGGAAAACTGGTGAGCCGCCTGATGGATGTCGCGGCAGACGCCGGTGGCGATCTCCAGCATACTTTCGGTGATATCGTGCTTCACTTCGCCACCAGTCACCTGGCTTTTCATCGCGTCTATCAGCCGGGATGAGTCCTGGCTTAAATCGTAGCCCGGCGGGTTAACCACCTGTAATTCCACTTCAATACCGAGGGTCAGCGGATCCGAAACATGAAAATCGGCTAGTGGCATAGTCGTCCCTTATGAAATGAGTTTCCATTATTATGGAAGTGAATGGCTGATCCTTCCTCTTTTGCCGCCACGCACGTTATCCGCACTACAGTGATTACTTATGATTTATGCATGATCATGAAAAGATTTAATAAATAGTCGCACAGGAAAATAATATCGCTATGAAACCACCATTCTCCCGATTTAATGGTGCATTTTTGCAACATTTTTCCCGAAATGGGTGCGCTTACTGCCGCGAACTATATAAAGCTGTTATCCGTAACACCGCATAATGCCCTGAGTAATAACCATTTCTGATATTTTCTGCGTCTGAATGCGATAAGTTTTTGTTTATTCGGCTGGTATGTATCTTGCCTGTTAAATGTCTCATTTATTTAACAGGGACACTGTGATGCTTAATCAATCTTTTTGGCGTAAACACCGTATTGTGGCCGCGATTGGCGCACTGGCGCTGGCAGGGGGATTACAGGCGCAGGCCTCAACATTGCGTATCGCCATGACCGCAGCGGATATCCCGTTAACGCTGGGCCAGCCTGACCAGGGTTTTGAAGGCAATCGCTTTACCGGTATTCCGTTATATGACTCGCTGGTGGAGTGGGATCTGTCGCAAGGCGAAAAACCGAGCGGGCTGGTGCCAGGGCTGGCAACCGAATGGCATGTTGATCCGCAAAACCAGAGCCGCTGGATCTTCACGCTGCGCCCTGGCGTGAAGTTTCACGACGGCACGGAAGTGAATGCCGACGCCATTGTCTGGAACGTGGGTAAAGTGCTGGATAAAGCCGCGCCGCAATATGCGCCGGGGCAAATCGGCAACACGTTGTCGCGTATGCCGACGCTGACCGGCGCTGAAAAAATTGACGATCACACGGTCGCGCTCACCACCTCAGAGCCGGATGCACTGCTGCCGTACAACATCACTAACCTGTTTATTGTCTCGCCGACGGCGTGGCAGAAAATTTATGACGCGGTTCCGGCTTCGACAGGCGATACCGCCGCACGCAGCAAACAAGCGTGGACCACCTTTGCCTCGCAGGCCGTCGGCAGCGGGCCATTCAAGCTGGAAAAACTGGTGCCGCGCCAGCAGTTAATCCTCGATAAGAACCCAGATTACTGGAATAAAGACCGCATTCCGCGCGTCGATAAAGTGGTGCTGATCCCGCTACCGGAAGCTAACGCCCGCACCGCCGCGCTGCTGTCGAAACAGGTGGACTGGATTGAAGCGCCAGCACCGGATGCGGTCGATCAGATCAAAGCGCAGGGTTTTAAAATCTACTCCAACACCCAGCCGCACCTCTGGCCGTGGCAGTTCTCATTCCTGGAAGGTTCGCCGTGGCGCGACATTCGTGTGCGCAAAGCCGCCAACCTCTGCCTCAACCGTTCCGAGCTGAAAAGCTATCTCGGCGGTTATATGTCCGAAGCGACCGGAGTGTATGAAGAGGGCAACCCGTGGCGCGGCAAACCGACATTCCAGATCAAATACGATCCCGATACCGCGCGTAAGTTGATGACCGAAGCAGGCTACAGCGAAAGCAAACCGCTGCACGTTACCGTGGCGACGTCCGCCTCGGGTTCCGGCCAGATGCAGCCGCTGCCGATGAATGAATACATCCAGCAGAGCCTGAAAAGCTGCTACTTCAACGTCGATATCAAGGTCAACGAGTGGAACACGCTGTTCACCAACTGGCGTTTAGGAGCGAAAGATCCGTCCGCACAGGGGGTTAACGCCATCAACGTCAGCGCTGCGGTGACCGACCCGTACTTCGGCATGATCCGCTTCTCTACCGCAAAAGCCTTGCCGCCTACCGCCACCAACTGGGGTTACTTCACCTCGCCGGAAACCGAAAAACTGGCGGCCGCCGTCAAACACGCTTTCACCCCGGCCGAGATGGATAAAGCCGCCGGTGAGCTGCATGCCGCGCTGGTGGATCAGGTGCCGTTCCTGTTTGTGGCGCACGACGTTGGCCCGCGCGCCATCTCCCCGGCCGTGACCGGCGTGGTGCAACCGCAGAGCTGGTTTATTGATTTAAGTCTGGTGAGCAAGAAAGAGTAACCGAGGAGGGGCCATGATCAGCACACTTTTTTACCGCGTTTTGCTGGCTATTCCGACCATGTTAGGGGTAGCGGTAATCTGTTTTCTGCTGGTGCAAATCGCGCCGGGCGATCCGCTGGTATCGGTGATGCCGCCGGATGCGTCCGAAGCGATGCGCCAGACGCTGATGCAGGCCTACGGTTTTGACAAACCGCTGCCGGTGCAGTTTGTGCACTGGCTGTGGCGGGCGCTGCATGGCGATCTGGGTATGTCGATCGCTACCGGTCGTCCGGTAATGAGTGAGGTGATGACTGCCGTCACGTACTCATTGCGCCTTGCGCTACTGGCAACGCTGATTGGCTTTGTGCTCGGTAGCCTGTTTGGTTTTGTCGCGGGCTACTTTCGCAACAGCATTATCGATCGCGTGGCTTCGCTGCTATCGGTCTTCGGCGTCAGCGTGCCGCACTACTGGCTCGGCATGCTGCTGGTGATTGTGTTCTGCGTCAAGTTTGCGCTACTGCCCGCGACCGGCGGTGGGCCGATTGGCGAAACCGGCTGGCAGTGGGACTGGGCGCATCTGCAATTTATGCTGCTGCCCGCCGTCACGCTGTCGGTGATCCCCACCGGCATTATCGCCCGTACCGTGCGTTCGCAGGTGGCGGATATCCTGAGCCAGGAGTTCATCGTCGGGCTGCGCGCACGCGGCCTCAATGAATCACGCATCTTTCTGCATGTAGTGAAAAACGCCGCGCCGACCGCGCTGGCGGTCATGGGCTTGCAGGTTGGCTACCTGATGGGCGGCTCGATTCTGGTCGAAACGGTCTTTTCATGGCCCGGCACCGGGCTGCTGCTCAATACCGCCATCTTCCAGCGCGACCTGCCGCTCTTGCAGGGGACGATCTGGGTACTGGCGCTGTTCTTCGTGCTGCTCAATCTGCTGGTGGATGTGCTGCAAACCTCTCTCGATCCGCGCATTAAGAGGAGCTAACGATGGTGGATAGCGTAACGCCAAAAATCAACGTTGCCGCCGCGCCGGTTGCGGCGACGCAGGGCTACTGGCGCGGTGTGGGCGCGCGGTTATTGCGCGATCCAACGGGCATGGTAGTCGGAAGCATTATTCTGCTGTTGCTGCTGATGGCACTGTTCGGGCCGTGGCTGATCCTCAAAGATCCTTACCAGACCTCAATGTTTCTGCGCCTGAAACCGATCGGCACCGAGGGATTCCCGCTCGGTTCCGATGAACTGGGGCGCGACATGCTCTCACGCCTGATCCTGGGGACGCGCCTGTCGTTGTTTATGGGGATTGTGCCGGTGGTGTTCGCCTTTTTTATCGGCGGCGCCATCGGGATTAT
Above is a genomic segment from Kosakonia radicincitans DSM 16656 containing:
- a CDS encoding ABC transporter permease, which gives rise to MISTLFYRVLLAIPTMLGVAVICFLLVQIAPGDPLVSVMPPDASEAMRQTLMQAYGFDKPLPVQFVHWLWRALHGDLGMSIATGRPVMSEVMTAVTYSLRLALLATLIGFVLGSLFGFVAGYFRNSIIDRVASLLSVFGVSVPHYWLGMLLVIVFCVKFALLPATGGGPIGETGWQWDWAHLQFMLLPAVTLSVIPTGIIARTVRSQVADILSQEFIVGLRARGLNESRIFLHVVKNAAPTALAVMGLQVGYLMGGSILVETVFSWPGTGLLLNTAIFQRDLPLLQGTIWVLALFFVLLNLLVDVLQTSLDPRIKRS
- a CDS encoding YbdK family carboxylate-amine ligase, which translates into the protein MPLADFHVSDPLTLGIEVELQVVNPPGYDLSQDSSRLIDAMKSQVTGGEVKHDITESMLEIATGVCRDIHQAAHQFSAMQQIILQTAAAHHVQICGGGTHPFQKWQRQLVCEDERYARTVEMFGYLMQQATVFGQHVHVGCANGDDAIYLLHGLSRFVPHFIALSAASPYSQGSDTRYASSRLNLFSAFPDNGPMPWVANWQEFTGLFRRLSYTSMIESIKDLHWDIRPSPNFGTVEVRVMDTPLTLSHAINIAGLIQAVSHWLLAERPFKHQPQDYLLYKFNRFQACRYGLDGIITDVHSGEQHTIAEDLTRLLEKIAPWADRLHAGSALDELAARVKRGKNEAQLMRDFVADGGSLIGLVQKHAEIWAAG
- a CDS encoding ABC transporter substrate-binding protein, translating into MLNQSFWRKHRIVAAIGALALAGGLQAQASTLRIAMTAADIPLTLGQPDQGFEGNRFTGIPLYDSLVEWDLSQGEKPSGLVPGLATEWHVDPQNQSRWIFTLRPGVKFHDGTEVNADAIVWNVGKVLDKAAPQYAPGQIGNTLSRMPTLTGAEKIDDHTVALTTSEPDALLPYNITNLFIVSPTAWQKIYDAVPASTGDTAARSKQAWTTFASQAVGSGPFKLEKLVPRQQLILDKNPDYWNKDRIPRVDKVVLIPLPEANARTAALLSKQVDWIEAPAPDAVDQIKAQGFKIYSNTQPHLWPWQFSFLEGSPWRDIRVRKAANLCLNRSELKSYLGGYMSEATGVYEEGNPWRGKPTFQIKYDPDTARKLMTEAGYSESKPLHVTVATSASGSGQMQPLPMNEYIQQSLKSCYFNVDIKVNEWNTLFTNWRLGAKDPSAQGVNAINVSAAVTDPYFGMIRFSTAKALPPTATNWGYFTSPETEKLAAAVKHAFTPAEMDKAAGELHAALVDQVPFLFVAHDVGPRAISPAVTGVVQPQSWFIDLSLVSKKE